One stretch of Weissella koreensis KACC 15510 DNA includes these proteins:
- the cdaA gene encoding diadenylate cyclase CdaA encodes MNWVASLTSINFVRVIDIILVWFIIYQLMRLMQGTKAITLIRGVAIVIVVKLVAVYVGLTVISWLTDQLINWGVIMLVIVFQPEIRRGLEHLGRSQIFKKQNHQVGEKLVEQLDEAVQYMAKRKIGALITIEMETGLEEYIETGIKIDASVSGALLINTFIPNTPLHDGAVIIKDERLAVAAAYLPLSDNTTIPKSLGTRHRAGVGISEVTDALTIIVSEETGGITLTRNSELMQDLTHDDFIKYLTVNLVNQEGKKDWIKNLFFMNWFKRGEN; translated from the coding sequence ATGAATTGGGTGGCATCTTTAACGAGTATTAATTTTGTCCGCGTAATTGATATTATTTTAGTTTGGTTTATTATTTATCAATTGATGCGGTTAATGCAAGGAACTAAAGCTATTACATTGATCCGTGGAGTCGCCATTGTAATCGTGGTTAAATTAGTGGCTGTTTATGTTGGCTTGACGGTGATTTCATGGTTAACTGACCAATTAATCAATTGGGGAGTCATCATGTTAGTCATTGTCTTCCAACCTGAAATTCGACGAGGCTTGGAACATTTAGGACGATCACAAATTTTTAAGAAACAAAATCATCAAGTTGGGGAAAAATTAGTTGAACAACTTGATGAAGCTGTACAATATATGGCAAAACGTAAGATTGGTGCTTTAATTACCATTGAAATGGAAACGGGACTGGAGGAATACATCGAAACTGGAATCAAAATTGATGCCTCTGTTTCAGGTGCATTGTTGATTAATACCTTCATTCCCAATACTCCTCTACATGATGGAGCCGTGATTATTAAAGACGAACGGCTAGCGGTTGCAGCAGCGTACTTACCATTGTCAGATAATACGACCATTCCTAAGTCATTAGGAACTAGGCATCGTGCTGGTGTAGGTATCTCTGAAGTGACCGATGCATTAACGATCATTGTTTCTGAAGAGACGGGGGGGATTACATTAACGCGTAATTCAGAGTTGATGCAAGATCTAACGCACGATGATTTTATTAAATACTTAACGGTAAATTTGGTAAATCAAGAAGGTAAGAAAGATTGGATCAAAAATCTCTTTTTCATGAATTGGTTTAAAAGAGGGGAGAATTAA
- a CDS encoding YkuJ family protein: protein MRDTSELTTIVQRLQAMQMSTDRALQERNFDLYGVNVVTVRYDQPSHLFALAEGRNKSQFAFDDLDALAVEIYERLSEFKLSF from the coding sequence GTGAGAGATACAAGTGAGTTAACAACAATCGTTCAGCGTCTACAAGCCATGCAAATGAGCACTGATAGAGCGTTACAAGAGCGTAATTTTGATTTATATGGAGTAAATGTAGTGACAGTACGCTATGATCAGCCATCACATTTATTTGCTTTAGCTGAAGGACGGAATAAAAGCCAATTTGCTTTTGATGATTTAGATGCTTTGGCTGTTGAAATCTATGAACGTTTGTCAGAATTTAAATTATCTTTTTAA
- a CDS encoding glycosyltransferase family 4 protein — MNVGIFTDTYLPQLSGVATSIETLRQQLERQGHHVYIFTSTDPNAPERIDEPNVYRFASIPFVGFKERRVTYRGGLQVQEISKELNLDIVHTQTEFSLGLFGKSVARALHIPVVHTYHTNYEDYTHYIFNGRIIRPGSVGVILRGYTHGLTGMIAPSEQTRSQLIDYGIKVPIEIIPTGVKVLHTDEEDQSVALREELGLSSDTPIVLSLGRIAFEKNIEAVLESFAEILEEMPEAHLIIAGDGPAESAIHDHAAALEIMDNVIFTGYVDHEKAYSYYCLADVFVSASESETQGLTYIEAMTGNTPVVAMHSPYLDTVITNDNLGTLVSDTDELVEPMLKYLTAAQNEQTIGDPNSRTNILHEIDERTFGQRVEAFYQEAIAVYHEEDIEEAENADAEYARIFSRRIFKNRRND; from the coding sequence ATGAATGTTGGTATTTTTACAGACACATACTTACCACAACTTTCAGGAGTGGCGACCTCAATTGAAACGTTACGGCAACAATTAGAACGACAAGGCCATCATGTGTATATTTTTACTTCAACTGATCCCAATGCACCTGAGCGGATTGATGAACCAAACGTTTATCGTTTTGCTAGTATTCCTTTTGTGGGATTTAAAGAACGTCGGGTAACTTATCGTGGTGGATTACAAGTCCAAGAAATTTCTAAAGAACTTAATTTGGATATTGTGCACACACAAACGGAATTTTCATTAGGACTATTTGGAAAGTCAGTTGCTCGTGCTTTGCACATTCCGGTGGTTCATACTTATCATACAAATTATGAAGATTACACTCATTATATTTTTAACGGCCGAATTATTCGTCCCGGAAGTGTTGGAGTGATATTGAGGGGCTATACTCATGGCTTAACGGGAATGATTGCTCCTTCTGAACAAACGCGGTCTCAATTAATTGATTATGGCATTAAAGTACCAATTGAAATTATTCCCACAGGGGTTAAAGTCTTGCATACTGATGAAGAAGATCAGAGCGTGGCTTTACGAGAAGAATTGGGGCTATCATCAGATACGCCAATAGTACTATCGCTTGGTCGAATAGCGTTTGAAAAAAATATTGAAGCAGTTCTGGAAAGTTTTGCTGAAATTTTGGAAGAAATGCCAGAGGCTCATTTGATTATTGCAGGGGATGGCCCGGCGGAATCAGCTATTCATGATCATGCGGCTGCGTTAGAAATTATGGATAATGTAATTTTCACTGGTTATGTTGATCATGAAAAGGCATATAGTTATTATTGCTTGGCAGATGTTTTTGTTTCAGCCTCAGAAAGTGAAACTCAAGGGTTAACTTATATTGAAGCTATGACAGGAAATACACCAGTGGTGGCTATGCATAGTCCTTATTTGGATACGGTCATTACTAATGATAATTTAGGTACATTAGTGAGTGATACCGATGAGTTGGTTGAACCAATGTTAAAGTATTTAACTGCTGCACAAAATGAACAGACGATTGGTGATCCGAATTCTCGGACAAATATTTTGCATGAGATTGATGAACGAACTTTTGGTCAACGGGTGGAGGCTTTCTATCAAGAGGCAATTGCGGTTTATCATGAAGAAGATATAGAAGAGGCTGAAAATGCTGATGCTGAGTATGCACGGATTTTTAGTCGCCGAATATTTAAAAATAGGAGGAACGACTAA
- a CDS encoding LTA synthase family protein has protein sequence MQRVMSAIKKWWPDFNSTIGFLILSVLLVTIKTYWAYQVEFSLGAKGLLQQFLLIVNPIPTAVLLLGIALYFRGKLSYWLMIIINFIQSLWLFSNILYYREFSDFISLNIMKAGGSVQNNLGKAIGEIIHPIDFIVFVDIIILILLLIFKIIKVDQGVVQKRFALLTTALGIASMLAVFGMASSDRSGLLTRTFDNNYIVKYLGLNEYAAYNAVKTKEQASEVKKAKSSDLDEIKKFVNENKTLANSTTFGKAKGKNVIIFHLESFQQFMLDYRWDGQEVTPNLNAFYHDQNTTSFDNFYNQVGQGKTADAELMLETSLYGTSSGSVMSNYGGTNTFQAMPALMSQQGYTSAAFHGDVPSFWNRDNTYKNWGYDYFFSKSYYKNSDSPDYNVGYGMKDKLFLKGTANYLEKLPQPFYSKVITVTNHYPYDLDEKNISISKTDTDDATVDGYVQTARYLDQAFGEFEQNLKDNGLWDKSMIVLYGDHYGISENHKSAIAKLLGTNKVTDTDLTNWEKVPFMIHIPGMEGGINHTYGGEIDVMPTLLDLLGVNDDNQIKFGQDLFSSQNKQIVPFRNGNWVTSEYTRVGSNYYVTSTGTKINPKQDPRAKLAIDEADKYVEKSLGYSDKVVQGNLLRFLPKSDIPKSKNKNISYKKSTALKQLKKVDSSKTILGANNNQSTEYKTDAPELGGDKQEKTDGEDGTNSNEIASVNSILSGHGSERDR, from the coding sequence ATGCAACGGGTTATGTCAGCAATAAAAAAATGGTGGCCTGATTTCAACTCTACGATTGGTTTCTTGATTTTATCGGTGCTTTTAGTAACCATAAAAACTTACTGGGCTTATCAAGTAGAGTTTAGCTTAGGTGCAAAAGGATTGTTACAACAATTTCTATTAATTGTTAATCCAATCCCAACGGCAGTCCTTTTGTTGGGGATTGCTCTATATTTCCGAGGAAAATTATCTTATTGGTTGATGATTATTATTAATTTCATTCAATCATTATGGCTCTTTTCAAACATTTTGTATTATCGTGAATTTTCAGATTTTATTTCATTAAATATTATGAAGGCTGGTGGTTCAGTACAAAATAATTTAGGAAAAGCAATTGGTGAGATTATTCATCCGATTGATTTTATTGTTTTCGTCGACATTATTATTTTAATTTTATTATTAATCTTCAAAATAATTAAGGTCGATCAAGGCGTTGTACAAAAACGCTTTGCCCTTTTGACAACGGCATTAGGGATTGCTTCTATGTTAGCGGTCTTTGGAATGGCTTCCTCTGATCGATCGGGGTTGTTAACTCGAACTTTTGATAATAATTATATTGTTAAATATTTGGGATTGAATGAATATGCTGCTTACAACGCTGTGAAGACCAAAGAGCAAGCGAGTGAAGTGAAAAAAGCTAAGTCTTCAGACCTAGATGAAATTAAGAAATTTGTGAATGAAAATAAAACCCTAGCTAACAGTACTACTTTTGGTAAGGCTAAGGGTAAGAATGTTATTATCTTCCATTTGGAATCTTTTCAACAATTCATGTTGGACTATCGTTGGGATGGACAAGAGGTTACGCCTAATTTGAATGCATTTTATCATGATCAAAATACCACGTCTTTTGATAATTTCTATAACCAAGTGGGACAAGGTAAGACGGCTGATGCAGAATTGATGCTTGAAACATCATTGTATGGGACATCTTCAGGATCAGTTATGTCTAATTATGGTGGAACCAATACTTTCCAAGCGATGCCAGCATTGATGAGTCAACAAGGTTATACCAGTGCTGCGTTCCACGGGGATGTTCCGTCATTTTGGAATCGGGATAATACCTATAAAAATTGGGGATATGATTACTTCTTTTCAAAGTCTTACTATAAAAATTCTGACAGCCCAGATTATAATGTTGGGTATGGAATGAAGGATAAGCTTTTCTTGAAGGGAACTGCTAATTATCTTGAAAAGTTGCCACAACCATTCTATTCAAAAGTTATTACGGTTACTAACCATTATCCATATGATTTGGATGAAAAGAACATTTCAATTAGTAAAACAGATACCGATGATGCGACTGTTGATGGCTACGTTCAAACGGCACGTTACCTAGATCAAGCTTTTGGAGAGTTTGAGCAGAATTTGAAAGATAATGGTCTTTGGGATAAATCTATGATTGTCTTGTATGGAGATCACTATGGTATTTCTGAAAATCATAAGAGTGCCATTGCTAAATTATTGGGTACTAATAAGGTTACTGATACTGATTTGACTAATTGGGAAAAGGTGCCGTTTATGATTCATATTCCAGGAATGGAAGGTGGTATTAATCATACTTATGGCGGAGAAATCGACGTCATGCCAACGTTGTTAGATCTTTTAGGGGTTAATGACGATAACCAAATTAAATTTGGGCAAGATCTATTTTCAAGTCAAAATAAGCAGATTGTACCATTTAGAAATGGAAATTGGGTAACAAGTGAATATACTCGTGTCGGATCAAACTACTATGTGACTTCAACCGGAACTAAAATTAATCCAAAACAAGATCCACGTGCAAAATTAGCAATTGACGAAGCTGATAAGTATGTAGAGAAGTCTTTGGGTTATTCTGATAAGGTAGTACAAGGTAACTTACTACGTTTCTTGCCAAAGAGCGATATACCAAAAAGCAAGAATAAAAATATATCATATAAGAAGAGCACCGCATTGAAACAACTTAAAAAAGTTGATTCAAGTAAAACTATTTTAGGGGCTAATAATAATCAGTCAACGGAATATAAAACTGATGCGCCGGAGTTAGGTGGTGATAAGCAAGAGAAAACTGATGGTGAAGATGGGACCAATTCAAATGAGATTGCTTCAGTAAACTCGATTTTAAGTGGTCATGGTTCTGAGCGCGATCGTTAA
- a CDS encoding CdaR family protein, whose product MFKMTFSKIVYLILSLLMAVLLAIYVDGTTLSRSSAVQKQNSTGLVGLGLQKTDTSTMPIQISGISTDNYIVTGLPETVDVKITGPSALVTAAMNTKNFQVYANLKGLSEGSHQISLNVSGLNHELTYKLNEKTFNINIAKRATQNFKVQTVYNKEAIADGYQVGDVTSSVTTAQIVGSQTAVASVNRVVASVQLNRNTKESTNKEVALQAVDVNGNAVNVTISPATAVVSIPVKAGTGTKDVPIKIETKNGDASQFDITADINSLKLSGDAEKLAEVSSLTATVDLSNVVQNSQQTIDLDIPEGVTADHKSVQVKIEAKQ is encoded by the coding sequence ATGTTTAAAATGACTTTTAGTAAGATTGTATATCTAATTCTTTCCCTATTAATGGCCGTTTTGTTAGCTATTTATGTAGATGGTACAACCCTGAGTCGGTCATCGGCGGTGCAAAAACAGAATTCGACGGGGTTAGTCGGGTTGGGATTGCAGAAAACTGATACATCAACGATGCCTATACAAATTTCGGGAATTAGCACAGATAATTATATTGTGACGGGCTTGCCTGAAACAGTGGACGTGAAAATTACTGGCCCATCTGCTTTAGTTACAGCAGCTATGAATACGAAAAATTTTCAGGTCTATGCAAACTTAAAAGGCCTTTCAGAAGGTAGTCATCAAATTTCGTTGAATGTTAGCGGATTGAATCATGAATTAACATATAAATTGAATGAGAAAACGTTTAATATAAATATTGCTAAACGTGCAACTCAGAACTTTAAAGTACAAACTGTCTATAATAAAGAGGCTATTGCAGATGGGTATCAAGTTGGTGATGTGACATCAAGCGTTACTACGGCCCAAATTGTTGGTTCACAAACTGCAGTTGCTTCGGTCAATCGAGTTGTGGCTAGTGTGCAACTTAATCGCAACACTAAGGAAAGTACTAATAAAGAGGTTGCCTTACAAGCAGTAGATGTTAACGGAAATGCGGTCAATGTGACTATCTCTCCAGCAACTGCAGTTGTTAGCATTCCCGTTAAAGCAGGGACAGGGACGAAAGATGTTCCCATAAAAATTGAGACTAAAAATGGGGATGCCAGTCAGTTTGATATCACTGCTGATATTAATTCTTTGAAGCTTTCTGGTGATGCTGAAAAGTTAGCTGAAGTTTCGAGCTTAACAGCAACCGTAGATTTGAGTAATGTAGTTCAAAATAGTCAACAGACGATTGATCTTGATATTCCTGAGGGAGTGACTGCAGATCATAAATCTGTGCAGGTCAAGATTGAAGCTAAACAATAA
- the glmM gene encoding phosphoglucosamine mutase, with amino-acid sequence MADLHYFGTDGVRGIANKELTPELAFRVGRFAGAILTQHAEAGRRPRVLVGRDTRISGQLLESALVAGFLSIGIEVLKLGVISTPGVAYLVRADQADAGAQITASHNPAEDNGIKLFGSDGFKLSDAIEAEIEALLDAPEDTLPRPSAEGLGSVTEFPVGVAKYLEFLQTTIPSKLTGIHAALDAANGATSGLVSNLFADEEVEFETMATSPDGLNINAGVGSTHPEKLAELVVEKGAQVGLAFDGDGDRLIAVDETGAIVDGDKIMFITGKYLHENGRLKKDTVVTTAMSNIGMYKALEENGMKSVKTAVGDRYVVEEMLKTGYNVGGEQSGHVVFLDWATTGDGMLTALQLLYVMKDTGKKLSELAAEVTIYPQKLENVQVQDKKAALQNEAIQAVITEVESEMGNNGRVLVRPSGTQNLLRIMAEAPTQVEVENYVKRITDVVISEVGIK; translated from the coding sequence ATGGCAGATTTACATTATTTTGGAACGGATGGCGTACGAGGAATTGCTAATAAAGAATTGACGCCTGAATTGGCTTTTCGTGTAGGACGTTTTGCAGGAGCAATTTTGACGCAACATGCCGAAGCGGGTCGTCGTCCACGTGTACTAGTTGGACGTGATACAAGAATTTCAGGTCAATTGCTTGAAAGTGCTTTGGTTGCTGGATTCCTATCAATTGGAATTGAGGTTTTGAAGCTTGGTGTTATATCAACGCCTGGAGTTGCTTATTTAGTGCGAGCTGATCAAGCTGACGCTGGGGCACAAATTACGGCTTCGCATAACCCTGCAGAAGATAATGGAATTAAATTATTTGGTTCTGATGGATTTAAGTTATCAGATGCGATTGAGGCTGAAATTGAAGCCTTACTTGATGCTCCGGAAGACACATTGCCTCGTCCTTCAGCGGAGGGACTTGGTTCAGTCACTGAATTCCCAGTGGGAGTGGCTAAGTATTTGGAATTCTTACAAACTACGATTCCTTCAAAATTGACGGGCATTCATGCCGCTTTAGATGCTGCAAATGGAGCAACGAGTGGATTAGTTTCAAATTTATTTGCGGATGAAGAAGTTGAATTTGAGACGATGGCAACAAGTCCTGATGGCCTTAATATCAATGCGGGAGTGGGCTCAACACATCCTGAAAAATTAGCTGAGTTGGTGGTTGAAAAGGGTGCGCAAGTTGGATTGGCATTTGACGGTGATGGTGATCGATTGATTGCAGTTGATGAAACTGGAGCTATTGTCGATGGTGATAAAATTATGTTTATCACCGGAAAATATTTGCATGAAAATGGTCGTTTGAAAAAAGATACGGTCGTGACAACGGCTATGTCAAATATCGGAATGTACAAAGCTTTGGAAGAAAATGGTATGAAATCTGTTAAGACTGCAGTTGGTGATCGTTATGTGGTTGAAGAGATGTTGAAAACAGGATATAACGTTGGTGGTGAACAATCTGGACACGTTGTTTTCTTAGATTGGGCAACAACCGGTGATGGGATGTTGACAGCTCTACAATTACTTTATGTTATGAAGGATACTGGCAAGAAGTTGTCTGAACTGGCAGCCGAAGTTACGATTTATCCTCAGAAATTAGAGAATGTTCAAGTTCAAGATAAAAAAGCTGCTTTACAGAATGAAGCAATACAAGCAGTGATTACTGAAGTTGAGAGTGAAATGGGTAATAACGGGCGTGTCTTAGTCCGACCTTCAGGGACTCAAAATTTGTTGCGAATTATGGCAGAAGCACCAACTCAAGTTGAAGTTGAAAACTATGTTAAGCGCATTACCGATGTTGTAATTTCTGAAGTGGGAATTAAGTAA
- a CDS encoding glycosyltransferase family 4 protein: MLKITMFSSAETVPGQGVGSAYRELVNLLKDRFTDQFEIKINKLGKADISHYHTINLSFYLNTFLPGRGRKIGYVHFLPETLEGSIKLIWPFKQIFYRYVLAFYRRMDHIVVVNPTFIPKLEAAGIPTKDVTYIPNFVTKDEFYPLENTDKQIFRQDQGYKTDDFIILGVGQVQERKGIFDFIQLARDNPQWQFIWAGGFSFGGITAGYEELKKVVSNPPANLKFPGIVDRDQMNNYYNLANVFLLPSFNELFPMSALEAFSAGTPTILRDLDLYKEILAGYYLAAPDRDAMQKKLEQLQSDPKLQQEMINQALEASKRYSKDYVAGLWEKFYQEQAERK, from the coding sequence ATGTTAAAAATTACAATGTTTTCATCAGCAGAAACGGTTCCTGGCCAAGGGGTGGGCTCAGCATATCGCGAATTAGTTAATTTACTTAAGGACCGTTTTACCGATCAATTTGAGATTAAGATTAATAAACTAGGAAAAGCTGATATTAGTCATTATCATACAATTAATTTAAGTTTTTATTTAAATACTTTTCTACCAGGACGAGGTCGTAAAATTGGTTATGTCCATTTTTTACCCGAAACCTTAGAAGGATCGATTAAATTAATTTGGCCTTTTAAGCAAATTTTTTATCGATATGTTCTTGCCTTTTATCGGCGAATGGATCATATTGTGGTCGTGAATCCAACCTTTATTCCTAAATTAGAAGCAGCAGGGATTCCCACAAAGGATGTAACTTACATCCCTAATTTTGTAACAAAAGATGAATTTTATCCCCTTGAAAATACAGACAAACAAATTTTCAGACAAGACCAGGGGTATAAAACGGATGATTTTATTATCCTTGGCGTTGGTCAAGTTCAAGAACGAAAAGGAATTTTTGATTTTATTCAATTAGCACGAGATAATCCACAATGGCAATTCATTTGGGCAGGCGGGTTCTCATTTGGTGGAATAACAGCCGGATATGAAGAATTGAAAAAGGTTGTATCAAATCCACCTGCTAATTTGAAGTTTCCTGGGATTGTTGATCGAGATCAAATGAATAATTATTATAATTTGGCGAATGTTTTTTTGCTACCTAGTTTTAATGAGTTGTTTCCAATGTCAGCGTTAGAAGCATTTAGTGCAGGAACCCCAACCATTTTAAGAGATTTAGATCTATATAAAGAAATCTTGGCAGGTTATTATTTGGCAGCACCTGATCGAGATGCGATGCAAAAGAAATTGGAGCAATTACAATCTGATCCAAAGTTACAGCAAGAAATGATTAATCAAGCACTTGAAGCTTCAAAACGTTATTCAAAGGATTATGTGGCCGGCTTGTGGGAAAAGTTTTATCAGGAGCAAGCAGAAAGGAAATAA
- a CDS encoding lysylphosphatidylglycerol synthase transmembrane domain-containing protein, with protein sequence MSRKNTLVFVGMLLLGGIIFWWSMRRVDSQQLQDSLKILNWGWIGVALGAMIVYLLLEAVIVKIMIDPKKGKISWYNAIRVPLVEQLGNGITPFSSGGQPMQLIALAQTGMDIGRASSVLLMKFVVYQSMIVVNFIFALIIGFQYLTTKLHQMTLIVVLGFIIHLIVVTVLLLVMYSPKVTHQLVELCLKPVRWFSEKRYQNWNGKAQDKIDNFHEESLRMGRDLKTLGKVIILTLLQLLFYYAIPYFILLALGQSHVKLIFVMSLHILIVMVISLFPIPGGAGGAEVGFSMIFSSFLPNAGALVLAMLIWRIITYYFGLFVGIIAFNIPVQRSKS encoded by the coding sequence ATGTCGCGAAAAAATACTTTGGTTTTTGTAGGGATGTTATTGCTGGGTGGTATAATTTTTTGGTGGTCGATGCGCCGAGTGGATAGCCAACAACTCCAGGATTCATTAAAAATTCTTAACTGGGGCTGGATTGGCGTTGCTTTGGGTGCCATGATCGTTTATTTATTGTTAGAAGCTGTGATTGTGAAAATTATGATAGATCCTAAAAAAGGAAAAATTAGTTGGTATAATGCCATACGAGTGCCATTAGTTGAACAATTAGGTAATGGGATAACTCCTTTTTCGAGTGGAGGACAACCAATGCAATTGATTGCCTTAGCTCAAACGGGGATGGATATCGGCCGGGCAAGCTCGGTGTTATTGATGAAGTTTGTCGTTTATCAAAGTATGATTGTAGTGAATTTTATTTTTGCTTTAATCATTGGGTTTCAATATTTAACTACGAAATTACATCAAATGACTTTAATTGTAGTTTTAGGCTTTATCATTCATTTAATTGTGGTGACTGTATTATTATTGGTAATGTATTCACCTAAGGTTACGCATCAATTAGTGGAATTGTGCTTAAAACCAGTGCGTTGGTTTAGTGAAAAGCGTTATCAGAATTGGAATGGAAAAGCTCAGGATAAAATTGATAATTTTCATGAAGAGAGTTTAAGAATGGGCCGTGACTTAAAAACTTTGGGTAAAGTGATTATTTTGACACTTTTACAATTGTTATTTTATTACGCGATTCCATATTTTATTTTGTTAGCGCTGGGTCAAAGCCATGTCAAATTGATTTTTGTCATGTCACTACATATTTTGATTGTAATGGTGATTTCACTTTTCCCGATCCCAGGTGGGGCTGGAGGAGCTGAAGTTGGCTTTAGTATGATTTTTAGTAGCTTTTTACCTAATGCAGGGGCACTTGTACTGGCCATGCTAATTTGGCGTATTATTACCTATTATTTTGGATTATTTGTAGGTATTATTGCTTTTAACATACCGGTACAAAGGAGTAAATCGTGA